Proteins from one Camelina sativa cultivar DH55 chromosome 8, Cs, whole genome shotgun sequence genomic window:
- the LOC104707100 gene encoding uncharacterized protein LOC104707100 yields the protein MKDFPSCFGENGVQVADSSSSNSGKNAQNLVTCIYQCRIRGRNCLITVTWTKNLMGQSVTVGVDDPCNQSLCKVEIKQSLFTKRKGSKSLEAYSCNIDVFWDLSSAKFGSGPEALGGFYVCVVVDKEMVLLLGDMKKEALKKTNASPSSLGAVFIAKKEHVFGKRVFATKAQLCADGKIHDLVIECDTSVTDPCLVVRVDGKILLQVKRLKWKFRGNDTIVVNRMAVEVLWDVHSWLFGLPSAGNAVFMFRTTQSTEKSLSFSLDMTTTNSKSQSFGFSLILYAWKNE from the coding sequence atgaaggaTTTTCCTTCTTGCTTTGGTGAAAATGGTGTTCAAGTTGCGGATTCATCGTCTTCAAACTCCGGTAAAAATGCTCAGAATCTTGTTACTTGTATCTACCAGTGTCGTATCCGTGGAAGAAACTGTTTGATCACTGTGACATGGACCAAGAATCTGATGGGTCAAAGTGTGACCGTTGGTGTTGATGATCCTTGTAACCAGAGTCTTTGTAAAGTCGAGATTAAGCAGTCTCTGTTCACTAAACGTAAAGGTTCCAAGAGTTTAGAGGCGTATTCGTGTAACATCGATGTCTTTTGGGATCTCTCGTCTGCGAAATTCGGATCAGGTCCTGAAGCTTTGGGAGGGTTctatgtttgtgttgttgttgacaaGGAAATGGTTTTGCTTCTTGGTGATATGAAGAAGGAAGCTTTGAAGAAGACGAATGCTTCGCCTTCATCTTTAGGTGCTGTGTTCATTGCTAAGAAAGAGCATGTTTTCGGCAAGAGAGTGTTTGCGACGAAAGCTCAGCTTTGTGCGGATGGGAAGATTCATGATCTTGTGATTGAGTGTGACACGAGTGTCACTGACCCTTGTCTTGTTGTTCGTGTGGATGGGAAGATATTGTTGCAGGTGAAGCGGCTTAAGTGGAAGTTTCGTGGTAACGATACAATTGTTGTTAATAGAATGGCTGTGGAAGTTCTATGGGATGTTCATAGTTGGCTCTTCGGGTTGCCTTCAGCGGGGAACGCCGTGTTCATGTTCAGGACTACTCAATCTACCGAGAAGAGCTTGTCTTTCTCACTGGACATGACAACAACAAACTCCAAGTctcaaagttttggtttttcgtTGATTCTGTATGCTTGGAAGAACGagtag